A window from Cryptomeria japonica chromosome 1, Sugi_1.0, whole genome shotgun sequence encodes these proteins:
- the LOC131060275 gene encoding dirigent protein 23-like, translated as MMMGKIKHLAAVAVAVVAVITMFSLQPAQAYPLTEKITHLKFYFHDTVSGKNVTAVEVASAPSTKTSATLFGKVFVLDDPLTEGPEPTSKLVGKAQGLYASAGQEDFHLLMAVTFVFQGGKFNGSTLAMVGNNAVLKEVREMPIVGGSGKFRLARGYALARTHYIDFKSGNAIVLYNVTVHHY; from the coding sequence ATGATGATGGGTAAGATTAAGCATTTAGCAGCAGTTGCAGTTGCAGTGGTCGCAGTGATAACAATGTTTTCCCTGCAACCTGCCCAAGCATATCCGTTGACGGAGAAAATAACTCATCTGAAATTCTATTTCCACGACACAGTTTCGGGAAAAAATGTGACGGCCGTGGAGGTGGCGTCGGCTCCATCCACTAAGACGTCGGCTACTCTCTTTGGAAAGGTGTTTGTGTTGGACGACCCATTGACGGAAGGGCCTGAGCCCACCTCCAAATTGGTGGGCAAAGCTCAGGGTCTGTACGCCTCTGCCGGCCAAGAGGACTTTCACCTGTTAATGGCGGTCACCTTTGTTTTTCAGGGCGGAAAGTTCAATGGGAGTACACTCGCTATGGTGGGTAACAACGCTGTGCTTAAGGAAGTAAGAGAGATGCCAATTGTGGGAGGAAGCGGGAAATTCAGGCTGGCTCGAGGATATGCTCTCGCCCGTACTCACTACATTGACTTCAAATCAGGCAATGCAATCGTTCTTTACAATGTCACCGTACATCATTACTGA